A genomic window from Leptolyngbya sp. BL0902 includes:
- a CDS encoding YbjQ family protein, which produces MVELLIFATLLIVGLYFGRQAEQQHLKSLKWREQAVQHLGISVTGAKAEFPHAQEAQLFAGSVVISSDFFKTFIAGLLNLIGGEISTYESLLDRARREAVLRMEEAALAWGAHQVVNVRIQTAELGANSGQGIVAVEVIAYGTGLR; this is translated from the coding sequence ATGGTAGAGCTATTGATTTTTGCGACGCTGCTGATTGTGGGACTTTACTTTGGTCGTCAGGCAGAACAACAGCACCTCAAATCCCTCAAGTGGCGAGAACAAGCTGTACAGCACCTAGGAATTAGCGTAACGGGCGCAAAAGCCGAGTTTCCCCATGCCCAAGAGGCTCAATTATTTGCGGGCAGTGTGGTCATTTCCTCAGATTTTTTTAAGACCTTTATTGCCGGGTTATTAAATCTGATTGGGGGCGAAATTTCCACCTACGAAAGCTTGCTAGATCGTGCCCGCCGAGAAGCAGTGCTGCGCATGGAAGAAGCGGCCCTGGCCTGGGGAGCCCATCAAGTGGTGAATGTGCGAATTCAGACCGCTGAACTGGGGGCTAATTCTGGTCAGGGGATTGTTGCGGTAGAAGTGATTGCCTACGGCACAGGGCTGAGGTGA
- a CDS encoding YbjQ family protein yields the protein MTAPVRASAQSMILTNIESVPGKTITKQLGLVQGSSVRSKHIGRDIAAGFKNIVGGELKGYTELLQEARDQATQRMVQEARQRGANAIVNVRFATSSLTQGAAELFAYGTAVRVE from the coding sequence ATGACGGCACCAGTACGGGCTTCAGCTCAGTCCATGATTCTCACTAATATCGAAAGTGTTCCGGGCAAGACCATTACTAAGCAATTAGGGCTGGTTCAGGGTAGCTCTGTACGGTCAAAACACATTGGCCGAGACATTGCGGCGGGCTTCAAAAATATTGTGGGCGGCGAACTAAAGGGCTACACCGAACTATTGCAAGAAGCCCGCGATCAGGCCACCCAACGCATGGTGCAAGAAGCTCGCCAACGGGGAGCAAATGCCATTGTGAACGTGCGGTTTGCCACGTCATCCTTAACCCAGGGCGCAGCAGAACTATTTGCCTACGGCACAGCGGTACGGGTGGAATAG